A single genomic interval of Oryza sativa Japonica Group chromosome 7, ASM3414082v1 harbors:
- the LOC4342696 gene encoding uncharacterized protein isoform X6 translates to MQTRKKGATKNALGDPASTKTSRQPRRAAQAAASEKKVNDLITSSAKKKKSVGAPSKKNRASKGGRKLISACDAANSENEVSQVVSGIPHDQKSDDNVDGRPCNSIFSPAYHLQKECGASNFAKGLEHKGDTLGSVSSVEERTTHAQGRKEVTTSRSESTSHAVKTCVGSDHHTLNAQSAFCNTPLEEDEFSELGNLSSEVSAIYLAMQQSKLECIDEHSQDSISTEGYVDPEDTEEYDDFDPYAFIKDLPDLSLVVPKFRPVLLPKQTRSCPTTTLVLDLDETLVHSTLEPCEDADFAFPVYFNFREHTIYVRCRPYLKEFLERVANLFETIIFTASQSIYAEQLLNVLDPKRKLFRHRVYRDSCVYVEGNYLKDLTVLGRDLTRIMIVDNSPQWWTTTKIGVHQLPGVVNL, encoded by the exons ATGCAGACACGGAAAAAGGGTGCTACGAAAAATGCACTTGGGGATCCTGCCAGTACTAAAACTAGTAGGCAACCCAGAAGAGCAGCTCAGGCGGCAGCTTCTGAAAAGAAAGTGAATGATCTTATTACTTCTTCTGCCAAGAAGAAGAAGTCTG TTGGAGCCCCTTCAAAGAAAAACCGAGCTTCTAAAGGTGGAAGGAAGTTGATATCCGCATGTGATGCAGCTAATTCTGAAAATGAAGTTTCTCAGGTGGTCTCTGGTATACCACACGATCAGAAG TCAGATGACAATGTTGATGGGAGGCCATGCAATTCCATATTTTCCCCTGCATATCACCTTCAGAAAGAATGTGGTGCGAGTAACTTCGCCAAAG GCTTAGAACATAAAGGTGATACATTGGGTTCGGTTAGCTCAGTAGAAGAAAGGACAACACATGCTCAAGGTAGAAAAGAAGTTACCACCAGCAGATCTGAATCCACTAGCCATGCAGTTAAGACTTGTGTTGGGAGCGATCACCATACACTAAATGCACAATCAGCTTTCTGTAACACACCGCTTGAAGAGGATGAATTCAGTGAACTCGGAAACCTTTCTTCAGAAGTGTCAGCAATATATCTTGCCATGCAGCAGTCCAAGTTGGAGTGCATTGATGAACATAGTCAAGATTCAATCTCAACAGAAGGTTATGTTGATCCTGAGGACACTGAGGAATATGATGATTTTGATCCATATGCTTTTATCAAGGATTTGCCTGATTTATCACTAGTGGTCCCCAAGTTTCGCCCTGTCCTACTCCCCAAGCAAACTCGGAGTTGTCCTACAACTACCCTGGTACTTGATCTGGATG AAACACTTGTGCATTCAACTCTTGAACCATGCGAGGATGCTGACTTCGCATTTCCAGTTTATTTTAACTTCAGAGAACACACAATATATGTCCGATGCCGTCCCTATCTCAAAGAGTTCTTGGAGAGGGTTGCCAATTTGTTTGAGACAATCATTTTCACTGCAAGTCAAAGCATTTATGCAGAACAGCTTCTCAATGTTCTTGATCCTAAAAGAAAGTTGTTCCGTCATCGTGTTTACCGTGATTCCTGTGTTTATGTGGAGGGAAACTACTTAAAGGATCTAACAGTTCTTGGACGTGACTTAACTCGTATAATGATTGTTGACAACTCTCCACAG TGGTGGACGACTACAAAGATAGGTGTGCATCAGTTACCAggggttgtgaacttgtga
- the LOC4342696 gene encoding uncharacterized protein isoform X5 yields the protein MQTRKKGATKNALGDPASTKTSRQPRRAAQAAASEKKVNDLITSSAKKKKSVGAPSKKNRASKGGRKLISACDAANSENEVSQVVSGIPHDQKQSDDNVDGRPCNSIFSPAYHLQKECGASNFAKGLEHKGDTLGSVSSVEERTTHAQGRKEVTTSRSESTSHAVKTCVGSDHHTLNAQSAFCNTPLEEDEFSELGNLSSEVSAIYLAMQQSKLECIDEHSQDSISTEGYVDPEDTEEYDDFDPYAFIKDLPDLSLVVPKFRPVLLPKQTRSCPTTTLVLDLDETLVHSTLEPCEDADFAFPVYFNFREHTIYVRCRPYLKEFLERVANLFETIIFTASQSIYAEQLLNVLDPKRKLFRHRVYRDSCVYVEGNYLKDLTVLGRDLTRIMIVDNSPQWWTTTKIGVHQLPGVVNL from the exons ATGCAGACACGGAAAAAGGGTGCTACGAAAAATGCACTTGGGGATCCTGCCAGTACTAAAACTAGTAGGCAACCCAGAAGAGCAGCTCAGGCGGCAGCTTCTGAAAAGAAAGTGAATGATCTTATTACTTCTTCTGCCAAGAAGAAGAAGTCTG TTGGAGCCCCTTCAAAGAAAAACCGAGCTTCTAAAGGTGGAAGGAAGTTGATATCCGCATGTGATGCAGCTAATTCTGAAAATGAAGTTTCTCAGGTGGTCTCTGGTATACCACACGATCAGAAG CAGTCAGATGACAATGTTGATGGGAGGCCATGCAATTCCATATTTTCCCCTGCATATCACCTTCAGAAAGAATGTGGTGCGAGTAACTTCGCCAAAG GCTTAGAACATAAAGGTGATACATTGGGTTCGGTTAGCTCAGTAGAAGAAAGGACAACACATGCTCAAGGTAGAAAAGAAGTTACCACCAGCAGATCTGAATCCACTAGCCATGCAGTTAAGACTTGTGTTGGGAGCGATCACCATACACTAAATGCACAATCAGCTTTCTGTAACACACCGCTTGAAGAGGATGAATTCAGTGAACTCGGAAACCTTTCTTCAGAAGTGTCAGCAATATATCTTGCCATGCAGCAGTCCAAGTTGGAGTGCATTGATGAACATAGTCAAGATTCAATCTCAACAGAAGGTTATGTTGATCCTGAGGACACTGAGGAATATGATGATTTTGATCCATATGCTTTTATCAAGGATTTGCCTGATTTATCACTAGTGGTCCCCAAGTTTCGCCCTGTCCTACTCCCCAAGCAAACTCGGAGTTGTCCTACAACTACCCTGGTACTTGATCTGGATG AAACACTTGTGCATTCAACTCTTGAACCATGCGAGGATGCTGACTTCGCATTTCCAGTTTATTTTAACTTCAGAGAACACACAATATATGTCCGATGCCGTCCCTATCTCAAAGAGTTCTTGGAGAGGGTTGCCAATTTGTTTGAGACAATCATTTTCACTGCAAGTCAAAGCATTTATGCAGAACAGCTTCTCAATGTTCTTGATCCTAAAAGAAAGTTGTTCCGTCATCGTGTTTACCGTGATTCCTGTGTTTATGTGGAGGGAAACTACTTAAAGGATCTAACAGTTCTTGGACGTGACTTAACTCGTATAATGATTGTTGACAACTCTCCACAG TGGTGGACGACTACAAAGATAGGTGTGCATCAGTTACCAggggttgtgaacttgtga